ATTATTGCAACAGGTTCTAGGGAGGCATTGATGACCCTATTGATTTCAATCGTCTCATTTCTATTAATTTCCGTTCTGTTTTCGCCCAAGAAATTTTTAAAATGGGTTAGTTATATCAGTATTATGAGTTTTATTGGTGTGTATATTTTACAAAAGCATTTCTATGAAGTGTTGAATCGGTATTTAGTAACTATTGAAAATTTGTCTTCTAGAGATGCAGGAAATGTGAATTTTGCATTTGCTAATAGGTTAACTATATGGAAAGAGTTACTTGGTTGGAGCACTCAACATCCTTTTACACCTCTTGGATTTCAAGGGTTGAGAGCAATGGATTTCTATGGACATTATTCACATAATATGTTTTTACAAGCCCTTATTATCGGAGGGTTACTTGGGTTGATAGCATTTATTATTTTCTTAATCAAAATATTTATAGATAGCAAAATAATCATGAAAAATAGTAAATCACCAATAGCAATTTCGTTCTTTTCCTTGTTAATTGCTTATTTAGTCACTGGTCTCGTTTCGGATCATTTCTTAAATTTTTTCACATGGAACTATGTCTATTTTTTACTGTTTAGAGAAATAGAAAAAGAATATAAATACATTTCGAGAATTGATTAGGAGGTCTAGTTTATGAAAGTAGTAATACTTGGTGTTCCAAAGAAAGTTTCCAGTGGTGTTAGAACACATGTTGAGTCATTAAAACATGGATTGAACGCATATAACGTTGAGACTAATATGATATCTTCCTATCCTGAAGGTATTTATAGGTGCATTGTTTCCTTGCCACATAAAATTCTAGGATTCATAAATAAGGATTTAGCATTTAAGTGGAGATACATTACTAGAGAAATTTATGTGAAGAAAGCACTAAAAGAAGCTGTAGAAAATGGAAGTGACATAATTATAAACATTGAATCCGTAGATTGGTATGGGACAGTTAAACAGTACCTAAATAACAAGAATATTACAGTTGTCTTAACTGTACATTCTATCTATTCAGAACAAATCAGAGCTAAAGGATATAGTAGCAGTTCAATTAGTAAAATTAAAGAAATTGAGATAGAAGCTTACCGAAATATCGAGAAGGTAGTCGCTGTAAGTACATTTATTGAGAAGTATATTAAGGACCAATCAAATAGAAATGATATCGCTATGATTTCTAATGGACTCATTCTTGATGACATACCGGTAAAGAAAATTGAAAAACAACAGGACTCAATACTTAAGTGTATGTTCATAGGGAGTCTACTAAAATATAAAGGAGTCCATATAGCGCTGGAAGC
This DNA window, taken from Erysipelothrix larvae, encodes the following:
- a CDS encoding O-antigen ligase family protein → MKKEEMRSSDNASVSINKLLIFVIYTFPFITLFNVGRITIQVETIVFIIIFLNVVKDLLMRKLYVNTTPLRNKLALMAIYTIVILSIISFFYTSKYITSQIKDITYWLLSLTPLVFIDKGRPQLEEYISTIMISSSIGVAILLYLRTGIRGSGFISSANLAGSLFVLAFVIGLGHFFETKEKLFVVYMGVNLVGIIATGSREALMTLLISIVSFLLISVLFSPKKFLKWVSYISIMSFIGVYILQKHFYEVLNRYLVTIENLSSRDAGNVNFAFANRLTIWKELLGWSTQHPFTPLGFQGLRAMDFYGHYSHNMFLQALIIGGLLGLIAFIIFLIKIFIDSKIIMKNSKSPIAISFFSLLIAYLVTGLVSDHFLNFFTWNYVYFLLFREIEKEYKYISRID
- a CDS encoding glycosyltransferase family 4 protein; translated protein: MKVVILGVPKKVSSGVRTHVESLKHGLNAYNVETNMISSYPEGIYRCIVSLPHKILGFINKDLAFKWRYITREIYVKKALKEAVENGSDIIINIESVDWYGTVKQYLNNKNITVVLTVHSIYSEQIRAKGYSSSSISKIKEIEIEAYRNIEKVVAVSTFIEKYIKDQSNRNDIAMISNGLILDDIPVKKIEKQQDSILKCMFIGSLLKYKGVHIALEAIRILIDNDINVYFDIIGDGPEFNNLNTIVKDLGIEDNVKFLGVIPRNQANKKMIEYDIALVPSIPYGDNGEESFSYSCGEAMAAGLVVIASSIGGLTNIIQNGVNGYLVNYGDANEIAKVIMDNLSTIKEDETLRANARSTIEHRYSSESMAKKYIELFTR